A part of Aspergillus flavus chromosome 1, complete sequence genomic DNA contains:
- a CDS encoding putative serine/threonine protein kinase gives MEALSPRSTNQVIKPKPMERKVLDRNAAAAAAAQKAASSKNHAPPPPSLVAEPEEDGERYSTGAFLGKGGFAICYEGTLLRNHRVFAMKVVRSEMAQKKMQEKFRTELQIHSKMRHPHIVTFHRAFAFEKCIYVILELCPNGSVMDMVKKRRSLSLPEVRRFMIQLCGAVKYLHKRNVAHRDLKMGNLFLDQNMDIKVGDFGLAAMIISEKDEKRRKTLCGTPNYIAPEVLDKSKGGHTQKVDIWSLGVICFAMLTGYPPFQSKTQEEIYKKVRSLTYVWPKDSECSNHIPEEAKSLVSSCLNLAENERPDPDDIVEHPFFHMYEGCIPKRLDPACCLAKPIWLKPDEPRGDRMMFGNSLDYDEKLASYIEYVDDPNQRYPICKAAFYSLCGVGRKPDGSARKAAGKNASKSAFAECLVEEERGLQPVIPLPEDIVYRYPHAPEGDWSIPEATLVSRRDGALQDNTLLSSRSTLSLRSNSVSLTRTQAALAAAQQRRQASQSHAATLRQQASIGRGSLRKITALCDPPALTTPALPEVRELALDVGPVPSGGLAERPIRARRGVSGSLRDSERNTASVESKTGHEAGVLTVGKTRSQSRRLEAANQESAGLPNAKERSAPTAPEKLPIISRQSSLRAPTKTEPRDAPNHKDSGNLTAKDELDAQSRRLAAEAQSQQSSRSGSKASPPAGSKPRSSIGLHPLFHKDDSCELLPRSSVIDVNADLRHMLANLVPYSSARRRTASRRAPHTYVIKWVDYTNRYGIGYVLDDGSVGCVFKSGNGQPASGVVMRDGEKHIRRKARHQERKENGAYAYSEAGQLIPRNGRLVEFYENCDNELPENRGSIRRAFVSPSVFERESSSSSSSGLVYKARLNASVECARADAEKIKRVKLAHQFGEYMIGSLGRNEAYLEDQLPPDHHGQFVKFYQRFGNVGVWGFGDGAFQFNFPDHTKVVISPGRTRSSSPWIDFYHLSPSAARYLSSKGKMHPSGFDSRSMASDEAGTFLSIAYGTGTTPKDERLRDILEANAFLPKITFMKAVLKGWIKLGRLGERPLDQQSASDGLFWEGAQERPQSGGSGSRFVWVTVGAPGGDTEYRSVSLKKAENEPDGEMDALRERLRRLGVPS, from the exons atggaggCATTATCACCGCGATCAACAAACCAAGTCATCAAGCCCAAGCCCATGGAGCGCAAAGTCTTAGATCGCaatgctgcagctgcagctgcagctcaaAAGGCTGCATCCTCAAAGAACCATGCGCCACCGCCACCGTCATTGGTTGcagaacctgaagaagatggggagCGATATTCGACAGGGGCATTTCTAGGTAAAGGAGGATTTGCTATCTGCTACGAGGGCACATTATTACGGAATCACCGCGTCTTTGCTATGAAGGTCGTCAGGTCAGAGATGGCACAGAAAAAAATGCAAGAAAAG TTTCGCACCGAGCTTCAAATCCATTCGAAAATGCGACACCCTCATATTGTCACCTTCCACCgagcttttgcttttgagaAATGTATATACGTGATCCTAGAGTTGTGTCCTAATGGATCGGTCATGGATATGGTTAAGAAGAGGAGGTCCCTCAGTTTACCGGAGGTGCGGCGGTTCATGATACAACTGTGCGGTGCGGTGAAATATTTGCATAAGCGGAATGTTGCACATCGCGACCTGAAGATGGGcaatctttttcttgacCAGAATATGGATATTAAAGTGGGAGACTTTGGCCTCGCAGCTATGATAATATCTGAAAAggatgagaaaagaagaaaaacctTATGTGGAACGCCAAATTATATAGCCCCCGAAGTTCTTGATAAAAGTAAAGGAGGTCACACACAGAAGGTTGACATCTGGTCATTGGGTGTGATATG CTTTGCAATGCTTACTGGATACCCGCCATTTCAGTCGAAGACCCAAGAAGAGATCTATAAGAAAGTCAGAAGTCTCACATACGTTTGGCCGAAGGACTCAGAATGTTCCAACCATATTCCAGAGGAAGCCAAGTCGCTTGTTAGCTCTTGTCTTAACCTTGCAGAAAATGAACGCCCAGATCCCGATGACATTGTCGAGCACCCTTTTTTCCATATGTACGAGGGTTGCATACCCAAAAGACTGGATCCGGCATGCTGCCTTGCCAAGCCAATATGGTTGAAGCCGGACGAACCTCGGGGAGATCGCATGATGTTTGGGAATAGCTTAGATTACGATGAGAAGCTTGCGAGTTACATAGAATATGTTGACGATCCGAACCAGCGGTACCCCATATGCAAGGCAGCCTTCTACAGTCTCTGTGGTGTGGGTCGAAAACCAGATGGCTCTGCCCGCAAGGCTGCTGGGAAAAACGCTTCCAAATCTGCGTTTGCTGAATGTCTAGTGGAAGAGGAGCGCGGCCTCCAGCCTGTGATTCCGCTGCCCGAAGACATTGTTTACAGATATCCTCATGCACCGGAAGGAGATTGGAGCATCCCTGAAGCGACTTTAGTAAGTCGTAGGGATGGCGCTCTACAAGACAATACGCTCCTCTCGTCTAGGAGCACTTTGTCCTTGCGAAGCAACTCGGTGTCGCTCACACGGACACAAGCGGCACTTGCTGCAGCCCAGCAGCGGCGCCAAGCGTCGCAGAGCCATGCTGCAACCCTTCGACAGCAGGCATCCATCGGTCGAGGCTCACTTCGAAAGATCACTGCTCTTTGCGATCCACCAGCCTTAACAACACCAGCTCTTCCTGAGGTGAGAGAGCTAGCCCTGGATGTTGGTCCTGTGCCTAGTGGTGGACTTGCCGAGAGGCCTATCCGCGCGCGACGTGGCGTGTCGGGGTCACTGCGTGACTCGGAGCGGAATACCGCATCGGTGGAGTCTAAAACTGGCCACGAAGCTGGTGTTTTGACTGTCGGCAAGACACGCTCGCAGTCCCGGCGTTTGGAAGCAGCGAACCAAGAATCAGCTGGCCTGCCTAATGCCAAAGAACGGTCGGCGCCTACCGCTCCCGAGAAGTTGCCGATCATTTCACGCCAGAGCTCTTTACGAGCGCCAACCAAGACCGAACCCAGAGACGCCCCGAACCACAAAGACAGCGGCAATTTGACCGCAAAGGATGAATTGGATGCTCAAAGCCGTCGCTTAGCAGCTGAAGCTCAGTCTCAACAATCGAGCCGATCCGGTAGCAAGGCATCTCCACCGGCTGGAAGTAAACCACGGTCCTCAATAGGGCTGCACCCTCTTTTCCATAAGGATGACTCGTGCGAACTCCTGCCCCGGTCCTCCGTCATTGATGTCAACGCCGACCTGCGGCACATGCTGGCCAACTTGGTTCCTTATTCATCTGCTCGGCGACGGACAGCTTCGAGGCGTGCGCCCCATACGTATGTCATTAAATGGGTGGACTATACCAACCGGTACGGAATTGGGTATGTTTTGGACGATGGAAGTGTCGGGTGTGTATTCAAGTCTGGTAATGGACAGCCAGCGAGTGGGGTTGTCATGCGCGATGGGGAAAAGCACATCCGACGCAAAGCCAGGCATCAGGAGCGAAAAGAGAATGGGGCATACGCCTACTCTGAAGCGGGACAACTTATCCCTCGCAATGGAAGGCTGGTCGAGTTCTACGAGAACTGTGACAATGAGTTGCCCGAGAATCGTGGTAGTATTCGTCGCGCCTTTGTCTCCCCTTCCGTGTTTGAACGGGAGAGTTCGTCTAGTTCCTCGTCTGGCCTTGTATACAAGGCCCGGTTGAATGCCAGTGTTGAATGCGCGCGGGCCGACGCCGAAAAGATCAAACGTGTCAAATTGGCACACCAATTTGGTGAATATATGATTGGATCTCTGGGAAGGAATGAAGCGTATCTCGAGGACCAGTTGCCACCGGACCATCATGGCCAATTTGTCAAATTCTACCAACGGTTTGGCAATGTAGGCGTCTGGGGGTTCGGTGATGGTGCCTTCCAG TTTAATTTCCCGGATCACACCAAAGTTGTCATCTCGCCCGGTCGCACCAGAAGCTCGTCACCATGGATTGACTTCTACCATCTCTCCCCGTCTGCTGCTCGTTACTTGAGTTCCAAGGGAAAAATGCACCCGTCTGGTTTCGATAGCCGATCCATGGCATCCGACGAGGCGGGCACATTCCTTAGTATCGCGTACGGCACTGGCACTACTCCCAAGGATGAGCGTCTTCGCGACATCCTGGAGGCGAATGCGTTTTTACCGAAGATTACTTTCATGAAGGCTGTCCTCAAAGGTTGGATTAAGCTTGGCCGCCTCGGTGAACGACCCTTAGACCAGCAATCTGCATCTGATGGGTTGTTCTGGGAGGGTGCCCAGGAAAGACCGCAATCGGGCGGAAGTGGCAGCAGATTTGTCTGGGTGACGGTAGGAGCACCTGGAGGGGACACCGAATATCGATCCGTTTCCCtaaagaaggccgagaacGAACCGGACGGCGAGATGGACGCGTTAAGAGAGCGACTGCGGAGGTTGGGGGTTCCATCGTAG
- a CDS encoding OPA3 domain protein, whose protein sequence is MSLTLKLSSLAIRTLSKPIANRIKAQAREHERFRKVCVSMAQALHRFDMRLRLGAVRDNAASQKRAAAEAALRKHKPTSPTVKTEAEAKAEEDAIAKAKAAAEEAAKPAPKPHIRPLSESKAIESGATFISETFLFIVAGGLIVFESWRSRRKENTRREDVETRLAELEKSEKAAREALLAVEKELLAQKAKHGGLSKSSPRILPREVWDVERQQETEQVEEQGWWAWITSYLPVGQTPEQQAESVIKESKKTIPKAPMPVGEAVPAQAPSSHDQSLESKKA, encoded by the exons ATGTCCCTCACCTTAAAACTCTCTTCGCTCGCGATTCGAACTCTGTCAAAACCGATCGCC AATCGCATCAAAGCTCAGGCCCGCGAACATGAACGATTTCGGAAAGTCTGCGTCTCCATGGCGCAAGCACTTCATCGGTTCGATATGCGCCTCCGGTTAGGTGCTGTCCGTGACAATGCCGCCTCTCAAAAACGAGCAGCTGCCGAAGCCGCTCTCAGGAAACACAAGCCCACATCCCCCACGGTCAAGACAGAGGCGGAGGcgaaagcagaagaagatgccaTCGCAAAAGCCAAAGCGgccgccgaagaagcagcGAAACCAGCCCCGAAACCCCACATTCGACCCCTCTCGGAATCTAAGGCGATCGAGTCTGGCGCGACATTCATCAGTGAGACATTCTTATTCATTGTGGCAGGTGGTTTAATAGTATTCGAATCGTGGAGGTCCCGACGGAAAGAGAACACCCGAAGAGAGGATGTCGAGACTCGATTGGCCGAACTCGAAAAATCCGAAAAAGCCGCCCGAGAAGCTCTTCTGGCAGTGGAGAAAGAGCTTCTAGCACAGAAGGCAAAGCATGGCGGGCTGTCGAAATCGTCACCTAGAATTCTGCCCCGCGAGGTCTGGGACGTCGAGAGACAACAGGAAACAGAGCAGGTCGAAGAGCAAGGCTGGTGGGCTTGGATCACATCCTATCTACCAGTTGGTCAGACGCCAGAACAGCAAGCAGAATCAGTCATCAAGGAAAGTAAGAAGACAATTCCAAAGGCACCCATGCCTGTTGGCGAGGCAGTACCAGCACAGGCTCCCTCCAGCCACGACCAGAGTTTGGAGTCGAAAAAGGCTTGA
- a CDS encoding P-loop containing nucleoside triphosphate hydrolase protein, protein MGHSRRPVGGEKKSRGFGRSKVADVGDGRQAGKPQVKKATFETTKKKDIGVSDLTLLSKISNEAINDNLKLRFEHDEIYTYIGHVLVSVNPFRDLGIYTDNVLDSYRGKNRLEVPPHVFAVAESSYYNMKSYKDNQCVIISGESGAGKTEAAKRIMQYIASVSGGSDSSIQQTKDMVLATNPLLESFGNAKTLRNNNSSRFGKYLELEFNANGEPVGANITNYLLEKSRVVGQIANERNFHIFYQFTKAAPQKYRDMFGVQQPQSYLYTSRSKCFDVPGVDDNAEFRDTLNAMGVIGMSEAEQDNVFRMLAAILWIGNVQFAEDDSGNAAISDQSVVDFVAYLLEVDPAQVNKALTIRIMETARGGRRGSVYEVPLNTVQALAVRDALSKAIYFNLFDWIVERVNQSLTAREPVANSIGILDIYGFEIFEKNSFEQLCINYVNEKLQQIFIQLTLKAEQDEYAREQIQWTPIKYFDNKVVCSLIEDKRPPGVFAALNDACATAHADSGAADNTFVGRLNFLGQNPNFENRQGQFIVKHYAGDVSYSVEGMTDKNKDQLLKDLLNLVGSSGNQFVHTLFPNQVNQDDKRRPPTASDKIKASANDLVATLMKAQPSYIRTIKPNDNKAPREYNVGNVLHQIKYLGLQENVRIRRAGFAYRQTFDKFVERFYLLSPKTSYAGDYTWTGDAESGARQILKDTSIPAEEYQMGITKVFVKTPETLFALEAMRDRYWHNMAIRIQRAWRNYLRYRIECAIRIQRFWRRTTGGLELLKVRDQGHQVLQGRKERRRMSLLGSRRFLGDYLGIGNKGGPGEMIRNGAGISGSDDILFSCRGEVLISKFGRSSKPSPRILVLTNRHVYIVAQILVNNQLQISAERTVPIGAIKAVSTSNLKDDWFSLIIGGQEPDPLINCVFKTEFFTHLQTALRGQLNLKVSENIEYNKKPGKL, encoded by the exons ATG GGACACTCACGACGTCCTGTTGgcggggagaagaagagtcgAGGCTTCGGTCGCTCGAAGGTCGCTGATGTAGGTGATGGGCGACAAGCGGGAAAACCTCAGGTCAAGAAGGCCACATTTGAgacaacaaagaagaaggatattggTGTTTCGGATCTTACATTGCTGAGCAAGATCTCGAATGAAGCCATCAACGACAACCTGAAGCTTCGCTTCGAGCATGACGAAATCTAC ACGTACATCGGACATGTGTTGGTGTCCGTGAACCCGTTTCGAGACT TGGGCATCTATACCGATAATGTCCTCGACTCCTATCGGGGTAAGAATCGGCTAGAAGTTCCCCCTCACGTCTTCGCAGTTGCAGAATCCTCGTATTATAACATGAAATCCTACAAAGATAACCAATGTGTGATCATTTCCGGAGAGTCGGGTGCGGGGAAGACGGAGGCCGCGAAGCGGATCATGCAGTACATCGCCAGTGTATCCGGCGGAAGCGATTCGTCCATCCAACAGACGAAAGACATGGTTTTGGCCACAAACCCGCTCCTTGAATCATTCGGTAATGCGAAGACGCTGCGCAATAATAACTCTTCTCGGTTCGGAAAGTACCTGGAGTTGGAATTCAATGCTAATGGTGAGCCGGTTGGCGCCAACATCACCAACTACTTGCTGGAGAAATCGCGAGTCGTCGGTCAGATCGCCAACGAGCGAAACTTCCACATCTTCTACCAGTTCACCAAGGCAGCGCCGCAGAAATATCGAG ATATGTTTGGCGTACAGCAGCCCCAATCCTACCTGTATACAAGCCGCTCAAAATGCTTCGACGTGCCCGGAGTTGACGACAATGCCGAGTTCAGGGATACTCTGAATGCAATGGGGGTGATTGGGATGAGCGAAGCTGAACAGGACAACGTCTTCCGAATGCTCGCCGCCATTCTGTGGATTGGAAATGTTCAGTTCGCTGAGGATGATTCTGGAAACGCTGCTATCTCGGATCAGTCGGTTGTTGATTTTGTCGCTTATTTGCTGGAAGTCGATCCTGCCCAGGTGAACAAAGCGCTCACCATCCGCATCATGGAAACCGCCCGTGGAGGCCGTAGGGGATCAGTTTACGAAGTTCCTCTGAACACCGTCCAGGCCCTTGCCGTACGTGATGCGCTATCCAAGGCGATCTATTTCAATCTTTTCGATTGGATCGTTGAACGTGTCAATCAGTCCTTAACTGCCAGGGAACCCGTAGCGAACTCAATTGGAATTCTGGATATCTATGGTTTCGAAatcttcgagaagaactCTTTCGAACAGCTCTGCATTAATTATGTTAATGAGAAACTCCAGCAAATCTTCATCCAATTGACCCTGAAGGCTGAACAAGACGAATATGCTCGCGAGCAGATCCAGTGGACGCCGATCAAATACTTTGATAACAAGGTGGTATGCTCGTTGATTGAAGACAAGCGGCCACCTGGTGTTTTTGCTGCCCTCAATGACGCTTGTGCAACAGCGCATGCTGATTCTGGCGCTGCGGACAACACCTTTGTGGGAAGACTGAACTTCCTCGGGCAGAATCCAAACTTCGAGAACCGACAGGGTCAGTTTATTGTCAAGCACTACGCCGGTGATGTCAGTTACTCCGTAGAGGGCATGAcagacaagaacaaagacCAGCTGCTGAAGGATCTCCTGAACCTTGTCGGATCGAGCGGCAATCAGTTTGTCCACACGCTTTTCCCTAACCAGGTCAACCAAGATGATAAGAGACGTCCACCTACTGCTAGCGACAAGATTAAGGCTTCCGCTAACGACCTGGTGGCTACCTTGATGAAAGCTCAGCCATCATACATTCGTACCATCAAGCCAAACGACAACAAGGCCCCGAGAGAGTACAACGTTGGAAACGTTCTGCATCAAATCAAATACCTCGGTCTCCAGGAAAACGTCCGAATTCGACGTGCTGGTTTCGCTTATCGTCAAACTTTCGATAAGTTCGTGGAGCGTTTCTACCTTTTGTCCCCGAAAACGTCCTACGCCGGCGATTACACATGGACCGGCGACGCAGAATCAGGCGCTCGGCAGATCCTCAAGGACACTAGCATTCCCGCAGAGGAGTACCAGATGGGTATCACGAAGGTGTTCGTCAAGACCCCCGAAACGCTTTTTGCCCTAGAGGCTATGCGTGACCGGTATTGGCACAACATGGCTATTCGCATCCAGCGCGCATGGCGTAACTACCTTCGCTATCGTATTGAGTGCGCCATCCGCATTCAGCGATTCTGGCGTCGCACCACCGGCGGTCTTGAACTCCTTAAGGTGCGTGATCAAGGCCATCAGGTGCTCCAAGGTCGCAAGGAACGTCGCAGAATGAGTTTGCTCGGCTCTCGACGATTCCTTGGTGACTACCTTGGAATCGGTAACAAGGGTGGACCGGGAGAGATGATCCGCAACGGTGCAGGCATTAGCG GATCGGATGATATCCTCTTTTCTTGCCGTGGTGAGGTCCTGATTTCCAAGTTTGGTCGGTCTAGTAAACCTTCTCCACGGATTCTTGTTTTG ACAAACCGGCATGTATATATCGTGGCACAAATTCTTGTCAATAACCAATTGCAAATTTCAGCTGAAAGAACGGTGCCGATCGGTGCCATCAAAGCTGTCAGCACCTCAAATCTGAAAGACGACTGGTTCTCCTTGATCATCGGTGGGCAGGAACCTGATCCTTTGATTAACTGTGTCTTCAAAACGGAATTTTTCACACATCTTCAGACCGCTTTGCGTGGGCAATTGAATCTGAAGGTTTCTGAGAA CATTGAATACAACAAGAAGCCCGGTAAGTTG